From Candidatus Edwardsbacteria bacterium RifOxyA12_full_54_48, a single genomic window includes:
- a CDS encoding pseudouridine synthase produces the protein MLIAFNKPYGVLSQFTSDDPRHVTLAKFGFPKNVYPLGRLDADSEGLLLLSDEAELNAKLLNPRQGHSRTYWVQVENIPGEKDLLKLRKGVTIKGHPTLSCQAMILDPQPVMEERDPPIRFRKNIPTCWLEMALTEGKNRQVRRMTAAIGYPTLRLVRVSIGNYQLGGLKPGQRKPVTSGERRKIFNV, from the coding sequence ATGCTGATCGCTTTCAACAAACCATACGGGGTGCTGTCGCAGTTCACTTCGGACGATCCCCGCCATGTGACCCTGGCCAAGTTCGGCTTCCCCAAGAACGTCTATCCCCTGGGGCGGCTGGACGCCGACTCCGAGGGCCTGCTGCTGTTGTCCGACGAGGCCGAGCTGAACGCCAAACTATTGAATCCCCGGCAGGGCCATTCCCGCACCTACTGGGTCCAGGTGGAGAATATCCCCGGGGAGAAGGATCTTTTAAAACTGCGAAAAGGGGTAACCATCAAGGGACATCCGACCCTTAGCTGCCAGGCCATGATCCTGGATCCCCAGCCGGTGATGGAGGAACGCGACCCGCCTATCAGGTTCCGCAAAAATATCCCCACCTGCTGGCTGGAGATGGCTTTGACCGAAGGCAAGAATCGCCAGGTGCGCCGGATGACGGCGGCCATAGGATATCCCACCCTGCGGCTGGTGCGGGTCAGTATCGGAAATTATCAGTTGGGCGGCCTTAAGCCGGGGCAGCGAAAGCCGGTGACCTCCGGGGAAAGACGCAAGATATTCAACGTTTAA
- a CDS encoding glycine dehydrogenase (aminomethyl-transferring) — protein MIEKSIFELSSAGRKGHPLPACDVPVNPLNRLIPEKYLRPELSCLPQVSEIDVMRHFVRLSTLNHHVDKGFYPLGSCTMKYNPKINEDMSRLPGFTGLHPLQDQADMQGALRLMNDLGGQLCKIAGLEAITLQPVAGAHGELTALMMIRAYHVKKGNPRKKILIPDSAHGTNPASATICGYQAVQIKSNAQGLLDPEDLKAHLDNEVAALMLTNPNTLGLFEKNICTATKMVHDVGGLVFMDGANLNALMGIVRPGDMGIDAMHFNLHKTFATPHGGGGPGGGGVACTKALEPFLPVPTIGAREAKSENRETEYYLNYDRPDSIGKVHSFFGNFLVMVKAYTYLRMLGPEGVRAAAENAIINANYIMRSLEGIYDLPYKAHCKHECVFSGTKFREKGVKTLDIAKRLLDYGYHAPTIYFPLIVPEAIMIEPTETESQETLDAFIEAMKKIAQEIETDPEIVKSAPHNTPIGRLDDVKAVKEPRLRYSGGCL, from the coding sequence ATGATCGAGAAGAGCATTTTTGAACTATCATCCGCCGGCCGCAAGGGGCATCCCCTGCCGGCCTGCGACGTGCCCGTTAACCCCTTGAACCGGCTGATCCCCGAGAAATATTTGCGACCGGAACTGTCCTGCCTGCCACAGGTCTCGGAGATAGACGTGATGCGCCATTTCGTCCGGCTGTCCACCCTGAATCATCATGTGGACAAGGGCTTTTATCCCCTGGGCTCCTGCACCATGAAGTACAACCCCAAGATCAACGAGGATATGTCCCGCCTGCCGGGCTTCACCGGGCTGCATCCCCTGCAGGACCAGGCAGACATGCAGGGCGCCCTGCGGCTGATGAATGATCTGGGCGGCCAACTGTGCAAGATCGCCGGGCTGGAGGCCATCACCCTGCAGCCGGTGGCCGGGGCCCACGGCGAGCTGACCGCCTTGATGATGATCCGGGCCTATCATGTCAAGAAGGGAAATCCCAGAAAGAAGATACTGATCCCCGACTCGGCCCACGGCACCAACCCGGCCTCGGCCACCATCTGCGGCTACCAGGCGGTCCAGATAAAATCCAACGCCCAGGGGCTGCTGGATCCCGAGGACCTGAAGGCCCACCTGGATAACGAGGTGGCGGCCCTGATGCTGACCAATCCCAACACCCTGGGGCTGTTCGAAAAGAACATCTGCACCGCCACCAAAATGGTCCACGATGTCGGCGGCCTGGTGTTCATGGACGGGGCCAACCTCAACGCCCTGATGGGCATCGTCCGGCCCGGCGACATGGGCATCGACGCCATGCACTTCAACCTGCACAAGACCTTTGCCACGCCCCACGGCGGCGGCGGCCCGGGCGGGGGCGGGGTGGCCTGCACCAAGGCGCTGGAGCCTTTCCTTCCGGTCCCCACGATCGGGGCTCGAGAAGCGAAAAGCGAAAATCGGGAAACCGAATATTATTTGAACTACGACCGGCCCGACAGCATCGGCAAGGTCCACAGCTTCTTCGGCAATTTCCTGGTGATGGTCAAGGCCTACACCTATCTGCGGATGCTGGGGCCGGAGGGCGTCCGGGCAGCCGCTGAAAACGCCATCATCAATGCCAACTACATCATGCGCTCGCTGGAAGGGATCTACGACCTGCCCTATAAGGCCCACTGCAAGCATGAGTGCGTTTTCTCCGGGACCAAGTTCCGGGAGAAGGGGGTCAAGACCCTGGACATCGCCAAGCGGCTGCTGGACTACGGCTATCACGCCCCGACCATCTATTTCCCGTTGATCGTGCCCGAGGCCATCATGATCGAGCCCACCGAGACCGAGAGCCAGGAGACGCTGGATGCCTTCATCGAGGCCATGAAGAAGATAGCCCAGGAAATCGAGACCGATCCCGAGATCGTCAAATCCGCCCCCCATAATACCCCCATCGGCCGGCTGGACGACGTCAAGGCGGTCAAGGAGCCGAGGCTCAGATATTCAGGCGGGTGTTTATAA
- a CDS encoding methylaspartate mutase, with protein sequence MAVDPNKLKTILVTDCGSTTTKAILIEYQNGEYRQTTRGEAPTTVEKPFEDVTKGVLNSVREVEELSGRKILNGDDIITPAEGMTGVDIYMSTSSAGGGLQMMVAGVVKSMTGESAARAALGAGAIVMDVLASNDGRLPHQRIERIRHLRPDMILLSGGIDGGTVTHVAEMAELIAAADPKPRFGTSYRLPVIYAGNKDAREIITKTLESKTALLIKDNLRPVLERENLTPARDAIHDVFMEHVMAHAPGYKKLMAMAHEVPIMPTPGAVGLMIQSLAKAEHIAAVGVDIGGATTDVFSVFFDKGTDSDVFNRTVSANLGMSYSISNVLAEAGIANIMRWVPFEMDEAEVRNRIRNKMIRPTTIPQTQEELQIEQAISREALRLAFVQHKSMAVGLKGVQQERTISDAFEQTGSGETLINMMDLKILIGSGGVLSHAPRRVQSALMMIDAFQPEGITTMAVDSIFMAPHLGVLSTVHAKAANEVFLKDCLVRLGSCICPTGQGKEGQPCVTVKYTREDGSVVEEKIKVGQMKLIPLAEKLKAVVVPAKGFDIGAGKGKEMEVDLEGGTVGLIIDGRGRPLVIPEDKKERIKKLTEWNQALGVYPK encoded by the coding sequence ATGGCAGTTGATCCCAACAAGCTGAAAACGATCCTGGTCACCGACTGCGGCAGCACCACCACCAAGGCGATCCTGATCGAATACCAGAACGGCGAATACCGCCAGACCACCCGGGGCGAGGCCCCCACCACGGTGGAGAAGCCCTTCGAGGACGTCACCAAGGGGGTGCTCAACTCGGTGCGCGAGGTGGAGGAGCTGTCGGGCCGCAAGATACTCAACGGCGACGACATCATCACCCCGGCCGAGGGCATGACCGGCGTGGATATCTACATGTCCACCTCCTCGGCCGGCGGCGGCCTGCAGATGATGGTGGCCGGAGTGGTCAAATCCATGACCGGCGAATCGGCCGCCCGGGCGGCCCTGGGGGCCGGGGCCATCGTGATGGACGTGCTGGCCTCCAACGACGGCCGCCTGCCGCACCAGCGGATCGAGCGCATCCGCCACCTGCGCCCGGACATGATCCTGCTGTCCGGCGGCATCGACGGGGGGACGGTCACCCACGTGGCCGAGATGGCCGAGCTGATCGCCGCGGCCGATCCCAAGCCCCGCTTTGGGACCAGCTACCGCCTGCCGGTGATCTACGCCGGGAACAAGGACGCCCGGGAGATCATCACCAAGACCCTGGAGTCCAAGACCGCCCTGCTGATCAAGGACAATCTGCGGCCGGTGCTGGAGCGCGAGAACCTGACCCCGGCCCGCGACGCCATCCACGACGTCTTCATGGAGCATGTGATGGCCCACGCCCCGGGCTACAAAAAACTGATGGCCATGGCCCATGAGGTGCCGATCATGCCCACCCCCGGCGCGGTGGGGCTGATGATCCAAAGCCTGGCCAAGGCCGAGCATATCGCGGCGGTGGGGGTGGATATCGGCGGGGCCACCACCGACGTCTTTTCGGTGTTCTTCGACAAGGGCACCGACAGCGACGTCTTCAACCGCACCGTCTCCGCCAACCTGGGGATGAGCTACTCCATCTCCAATGTGCTGGCCGAGGCCGGCATCGCCAATATCATGCGCTGGGTGCCGTTCGAGATGGACGAGGCCGAGGTCCGGAACCGGATCCGCAACAAGATGATCCGGCCCACCACCATCCCCCAGACCCAGGAGGAGCTGCAGATCGAGCAGGCCATCTCCCGCGAGGCCCTGCGGCTGGCCTTCGTCCAGCACAAGAGCATGGCGGTGGGCCTCAAAGGCGTCCAGCAGGAGCGGACCATCTCCGACGCCTTCGAGCAGACCGGCTCGGGCGAGACCCTGATCAACATGATGGACCTCAAGATCCTGATCGGCTCCGGAGGGGTGCTGTCGCACGCCCCGCGCCGGGTGCAGTCGGCCCTGATGATGATCGACGCCTTCCAGCCCGAGGGCATCACCACCATGGCGGTGGATTCCATCTTCATGGCCCCGCACCTGGGGGTGCTTTCCACGGTGCACGCCAAGGCGGCCAACGAGGTCTTTCTCAAGGACTGCCTGGTGCGGCTGGGCTCCTGCATCTGCCCCACCGGCCAGGGCAAGGAGGGACAGCCCTGCGTCACCGTCAAGTACACCAGGGAGGACGGCTCGGTGGTCGAGGAGAAGATCAAGGTCGGCCAGATGAAGCTGATCCCGCTGGCCGAAAAGTTGAAGGCGGTGGTGGTCCCGGCCAAGGGCTTCGATATCGGAGCCGGCAAGGGCAAGGAGATGGAGGTTGATCTGGAGGGCGGGACGGTGGGTCTGATCATCGACGGCCGGGGCCGGCCGCTGGTGATCCCCGAGGACAAGAAGGAGAGGATCAAAAAGCTGACCGAGTGGAACCAGGCCTTGGGAGTATATCCCAAATAA